Within the Telopea speciosissima isolate NSW1024214 ecotype Mountain lineage chromosome 4, Tspe_v1, whole genome shotgun sequence genome, the region ACGGCGGAAGCGTTAAATAACAGTTTCATAATGTTCATCTGCCTCGCGTTAGGTTATACAGTAATCCAGTGATTCTTCAAATGATCATTACATAACTATCAAAATATAGTCTATACAAGCATAAtataaaactcaaaagaaacaaaagtaaATCTCAGAATTAGAATGCCTCtcataggcacaatcatcacatggACACTCGTCGCCGTGTTCCTCGGTCAACGGCTCTGGGTCCACCACACCCACAAAATCATATTCAAACGAGTGAACGTCCGGGTTTGCAACAAATCCATCATCTGCAGCCATATCTAAAAAATTATGCACAaaagggggtaagctccactgagcccagtgaggggatggggagcaTACAAGCAGTAACATATattccatgatgcatgaattattaTCCAATTATCCACCTAGCAAGCAaatctaagtcactaggtacttGCGGCTGCAACAACTAGGGTAACATCgcggatcacttatcttatcaccaagATGAGACCTCAATTGTTACAAGGGAGCtcacgccggtagaagccactcACCACCaggaggcaaaccccgataaccaatgaccatccctgacctggcctcgtatcactcctcaggcacacaggtagccttggttacccaacacccctgttggtaagggtcgtagcaaggggaTCAAAAATCCTAACCAGTCTATATgaactatcgtgtcgagaggtattccgggtgcatcaacgtcccataccatctagtacccaggtaccaacACAACACGGCGCATGACAAACCATACAATAGCACTAACCGTATGATGTCatatgatactatcgtatcgagaggtattccgggtgcatcaacgtcccataccatctatcacccaggtaccagcacgacacggcgcatAACAGACCAATTATAACCATGATGAAGACATTAATAAGCCACATCCATAACGCATACATTCACAATTTCTACAAACATAGTTATAAAATGCAAAAATGAGTATGCATGAGAAATGGCATACAAGCATAacataatgcaaaacactcccaaattaagtcaaatcccaaccccactcaCCTATTTGTTCACGATCTGTTACTAAGGTTTATTGCCGTTCAACGTAACGTAAGTTCCACCGTGCGAGTAATATAGCCTAGAGAAGCGTAACAATGTGAGTTTGGTGAGGTAAGAGGGGTCCCGAAATCTAGGCTTAAGGATAACGCAATAGAGTTTAGGTGGACTCTTGAGTGGAGGCATAGTGCCTGGGTCCACCCGGGGCAAAATACTCTAAAACCCAAGACTGGACTCTTGGGTGATCCTGGCCTGAGTCCACCACAGAGTCCAGCTGTAGGCAGAGAAGGGGTGGACCCTGGTTGTGATTTCTGGTCTGAGTCAACCATAGGGTCCAGCACCCTGCAGAATCCGAAATTCACCACAAGCAAGCTCCCGAATCCGATTTCTCTTGGGTTTCAGCTTACAAGGACTCGGAGAAAAGGTCTACAAGCcacctagggtcataataccctaccCTTATCATAGGGTTGTTGGGTttaaagggtaattttgtcaaaaccccaaatctagggtttctccaccAAGAATcctaaatcaaaaaataaaaatccacaaAAGGGAAGAGGATAAACTCAAGGCTAGCTTCAAGCCTCCAAGTAGGGGAAATACCAATCCAAAagcatccttgggttccaaatggaaccctaggtccaAACCCCCAAACCTAAAAGGCTTCAACTCCAAACcctaaaagaaattaaagaagagagaaagagagagaaagatatgtATAAATTCAAGGACCTACCTTTTCCAACAATAATTCCTAGGTAGAGTAATTGCACAAACCCTAGGATCTTCAATGCCTTCTTcctatttccttcttcttctcctttccttctcttttcctctcttttcctttctctcctcacctcCACAGTTTTGGCTAGGTTAGAAGAGATTGTAGCAAGTTAGTGGGTGCTTAGTGAATAGGTGAGTGGATCAATGGATTAACACATGGCTTAGTTAGTGGATCATTTAATTAATCCACAAACTCCAAAATCCCCAATTAATCACTAGTGGGTTTTTAAGATATTTTAAGACCCAATTCACTAAGTTACAAAAGAGGTGAGTGGGGTCCACGACACCTTTCCCACAATATATCATATGGCAGGTGTGGACTCACCACCGGGTCCAGCTCACCTAAAATAGGTAAACCTAAGGCAATAAACCTCGGGCTTGGCCCACCTTTCGAGGGTTATCAAGGGAATCAAACTACTTCCTAAACAAGTTTAGAACGTACCCAAAATAGTTCCTTTGCCCCATCAAGGATTGACTTCCGGGATCCCGAAGAGTTTTCTTACTTCGACGTTCACTTCACCAGAGCTCATCATGTCGATGTGACAAGATACTGGGTGCTCTCTTCGGTACTCCTCGCCCTTGGGACTAGTGCTTGGAGGGTAGTCCATGAAGTCTTCATCTACGAATTTCCCCCAATCTCGATTGAGAAACCTTTCCTCAACCGCCAAGCCAGTGAACAGGTCAAAGATCTTATAACTTGGTTTGACCACCATTGCGAACAATTCACTGGCATAGACGCCAGCTCCATCTATGTGgcataaaataacattattaaAAGATGATCTCGGGTGGGGGGTCTAACATTCCTCCAACCTTACAACAAATTCcgtccccaaaatttgatgtACCTTGTAATTTAAAAAGAGAGGGGTACTTCGTCCGCATTTCTACTTCAGCTTTCcaagatgcttcttcttctatatGATTGCACCACTTTATCTTCACATAGAAGATTGGGCGGTTTCGAAGGTGAACAatcttgctgtccaaaatcttcTTAGGTTGCTCCTTATAAGACATATCAGTAGTGAGCTCCGATGGTTCATGTGTCAGAATATGACTCGAATCAGGAACGTGTTTCTGTAGCATGGACACGTGGAATACGTTATGCACACCTTCCAATGATGGAGGAATAGCCAACCGATAAGCCACTGGTCTGACTCTAGCCAGAATCTCATACGGACCGGTAAACCGtgggctcagtttacccttcttaTTGAAACGCATCACTCCTTTAGTGGGTGATACCTTGAGGAAAACCTTGTCGCCGACGATAAATTCCAAGTCCTTCCGTCTCAGATCTGCATAACCCTTCTATTtggactgggctgccttgattcgCTCCCGAATCAggtccaccttctcacaagttgcttgGATCAGCTCGGGACCTAGAATACGACGTTCACCAACCTCATCCCAATGCAATGGCGTTCAACATTTTCTCCCATACTGAGCCTTGAATGGTGCCATACCAATTGTGgcttggtaactattgttgtaaGCGAACTCGATGAGCAaaatgtgctcatcccagctgccttgcatatcaatggcacatgCTCGAAGCATATCTTCCAAGGCCTGTATGGtcctttctgactgtccgtctGTCTGAGGGGAAAGCTATACTAAAGTTTAGCAATGTGCCCATGGCCTTCTGGAAGCCACCCCAAAACTTAGAAGTGAACCTGGGATCTCTGTCGAACATGATACTAATAGGGACTCCATGTAAACGAACCACATTATCAAAGTACAACTAGGCCAGCTTGTTCATCGAGTAAGTGACCTTTATAGGAATGAAATGAGCCATTTTGGTTAATCTATCCACAATAACCCAGCAGGCATCAACACTCCTAGGTGTTCGGGGCAGACCAGTAATGAAATCCATGGTAATGTTCTCCCACTTCCATTCCGGAACAGGCAGTGTTTGTAATAGACCGTGAGGTCGTTGCCTATCAGCTTTCACCTCTTGACATGTAAGACACTTTGCTACATGTTCAGCCACATTCTTCTTCATTCCACCCCACCAGTAataattcttcaaatctttaaaCATCTTCGTGCTGCCTGGGTGGACTAAATAAGGAGAATTGTGAGCATCAATCAACATCTCCTTCCTTAACTGCTCGTCGTTGGGGATACACAGCCAGTTTTTGAACAGGAGGACAGCCTCCGCTGTCAATGTAAAGTCTAACTCACGCTGTGTTCCTTCACAAATTGCTGTAATGATCTTTTGGAAGTCTTCATCAGAGGATTGAGCTAATTGAATCTTCCCCATAAGAGATGGTTGAACTGACAAAGCTGCCATAGATATAGCTGTACCCTCTATCAACAACTCCAGATCCATCCTTCTTACCTCCTCAATAAGTTCCTCACTGACGGCTAGTGATGCAAGTGACAGTGACTATGACTTTCGACTCAAGGCATCTGCCACCACATTAGCCTTACCAAGGTGATAGTGGATGGttcaatcataatctttcaacaactccaaccatcGCCGCTGTCTCATATTAAGCTCCTTttgtgtgaagaagtacttgaggcttttatggtcgCTGTATATCTCGCTCTTCTCCCCATAGAGATAATGCCACCAGATTTTTAGAGCAAAGACCACAGctgcaagctccaaatcatgagtcgggtagttcttttcataatCATTCAATTGCCGAGAAGCGTAGGCCACCACCTTCCCGTCTTGCATCAATAcacaaacccaaacccatcttTGATGCATCACTATAAAcaaccattcctccagtgccattaggaatggtaagcaCTGGAATAGAAATCAGTCTTTGCTTCAATTCCAGAAAACTCTTCTCGCACTAACTGgaccactcaaacttcactccctttcgggtcagttGAGTCATCGAGGTCGAAAGTCTTGGGAAGTTTTCAATAAACCTCTAGTAGTAGCCAGCTAAATTCAAGAAACTATGGATATCAACCACATTCTTGGGGGTTTCCCAATCAACTACCGACTTCACCTTGTCGGGGTCGACTTCTATACTCTTGGCTGAGACAACGTGCCCCAAGAAAGCCACTTGgggtagccaaaactcacatttactgaacttacCATACAattgcttctctctcaagtgCTACAGCACAAATCGAAGATGCTCAGCATGCTCCACCTCATTCTTCGAGTATATcaagatgtcgtcaataaagacaatgacatacttgttTAATACATCATGAAACACTCCGTTCATCAGCTCCATGAAAGCAACTGGGGCATTGGTCAACCCGAAGGACATGACTAGAAATTCATAGTGACCGTAGCGAGATCTAAAGGCtgtcttgctaatgtcactATCTCTAATTTTCAACTGATGATACCCTGATCTGAGATCAATTTTCGACAACTTCTTAGCACCTTGTAGTTGATCGAACAAGTCATCGATCTTGGGTAAcgggtaccgattcttgattgtcagtttattgagctcacggtagtcgatacacattcttaggctaccgtccttcttcacaaatagtactggtgctccccaaggtgaAACACTTGGTCTGATAAACCCCTTCTTCAATAAGTCCATGAGTTGTTCCTGCAATTCTCTCAGCTCTGCAGGTGCCATCCTATAGGGTGCCTTGGACACTGGGGCAGCACCTGggatcaaatcaatcatgaatTTGGTCTCACAGTTTGGTGGTAACCGTGTCAGATCTTTCGGAAAAACAtccaaaaattccttaaccacATCGATCTCTTCAAGTGGCTTGACCTTTGCTTCAACATCCATTACTGACACCAATTAACACTGACATCCTTCCTTTATCAACTTCAGGACTTGTAGAGCAGAGATAGGAATTAGGTATTGGATTTGTCTGGCATAGGTCTGTACTACTGTTCTTACAAGGCTTttactcaactttagaatgaattggcatattgatggaatccctactgttcGCTCCCAAtcacggaggggacattcggtgacccattactccactcatatccattgttgagtaaagttttgtcaaatccttcagttccagtcCCTACTCTTACCCACACAAGACTACAAACCAACACCCGACACAGTACCACAAGATTGACAATTTATCAAACACAACGTTAAGATTTAAAGGAAAGACAAAGGAGAAATCAACCTAAAGTCTTTCTCAAAGATGTGTAAGACAGTCAATAACCATGGGGAAATACACACAGAGGAGGGTGGAAAACACTGGAAAAAGGCTGGTTGCAAAACCGGTCCAAAAGCACCCTTAAAGCCCGAGTGGACTCAGGACTGGACTCTGGTCTGGGTGCACTCCCGGGTCCAGCGGGAAACAACAAGTAAGCGGACTCACAAGGTAGACTCAGGCTGGGTCCACCTCTGGGTCCAGTGAGAAACAGTAGGTGTGTGGACTTACAGGGTGGACTCAGACTGGGTCCACACCTGGGTCTAGGGGAAAAATAACTTAAACTTAAACCCCTAGAACTTAAAACCCATTCGCCCCTTTcgttttctccctctcttgcgTGAAGAAGAGGACCAAGCCTCTGCTCCCCCTTGCTTCCACTCCTTTTCCTTGGTGATTTTGGGCACTCAAGCTTGCAGATTTCATCCCCAAACCAAGTTCAGGTaaggttcttcttctccaactcgaTTTCTTCAAGTTTTTCTCTCAAACTCAACCCTAGGTTGCTCTGTTTCGTTTTGCCAGTGAAGAAACTAGAAATAGGGTTTCCTAAGGTTTAAATCTCTACTTCAATCGCACAAAACAAGTGTGCTAACCACTCATCTTGCTCCCATTACCCTCATTCtaggtttttgggtgaaaattgaaattttccTTACCCCCAATTCGATTTTTATTACTGTATTTTTGGGGAAATTTGAAATGGGTTTTCCCAACACACTAGAATCTCCAACTTGCCCATAATAGGTGCTTAAAACACCACCCAAGCCATGGGATTCCACATTCCAAAGGTTGTTTGGCTAAGAGCagattttccctcttttctttttgtccATTTGTGTTAGAATTTCTGGGTTTTAAATTGTCTTTACTGTTAAGCCTAGATTGAGAATAATTTTACCATGTTTCATATCATTTGAATGCCGGTTTCTTGGATTGAATAGAATTGATTCATCCCCATCCATCTATATGCAGTCATGGCTAAAATCATGGTGTTTAATTAGCATAGATGAATGTAGAACAATGTAGAAAAGAAATTTGCTGTTCTAAATGTGCAATGCATATCATTATTTCCTATAATTAGGTACAACCAAttgcttctcttttctttctttgtttgctTTCCATTACTATAAgtttcccccaaataacatagGGTTATATCCTGTTTTgctatattattattttttttttttttttttttgaaacaggGGGAAGATCATTGAGTCTCTATAAGGGACTCAAAAAGGTTACACACCTCAAATTCCATTTTATAAACCCCCAATAATTCCCCATTTAAAGCCtattttgtatttctttatttaggTTTCGTACTAGGATTTCTTCCCATTCCTTCCTATATTGTACCCTTCTTATTTACTTCCTTCTCTCATTGTTTTTTGTGTATAGGTACCCTTACAATGGTGGGAAATATGCGCTGGGCAAGAAGAGTTCCTATGGGCTATGATGTCAATTGCTTCAAATCAGTTGAGGCGCATGACATATATCAGGAGCGTTTTGCAAAGAGGTCCACACCGACAAAATCATGGCTGCCATAGCACAGTTGGGCACAAACATGGCCCAGGGCTTTTCAGAGATTAGAGGGGAGTTGAACAAGCACCATACCCACTTCGACATCCTAGAGGGGAAAGTGAAGGACTTGGACACCTACGTCCATGAGCATCTTTATGAAGATGACAGTGATAGAAACAACATGGAGGACTAGGCACAAGATTAGAGGACACAGTATTTTGTGACTTTGACTGTTTTCTGTTTCATCTCTttgttctctcttttgttttatttatttatttatttatttattttgaaacaGTTTACTTAGACTTTAATCGTAGTTGTAGGTCTAGCATCAAAGTAACTCAAGCACAACTGACCCgaattgtaattttgttttggattcTCACCAGGTGATTGTACAGTCAGTTGGACTAATGAAACAAATCTATATTTTCCTCATTGTCACCTTATCTTGTCTTTTATCAATCTTACCGGCTTCCacacctagctagtcttctccctaggtCTTTACACAACAGTTTATTCTCTTGGAAGCTTTTATATCATTATTACTATTTGTGTGGAATAAATCGGGTTTCCGCAAGACAGTGACTCAATGCAGagcatcatgctctgataccactctgtcatgcccccatcccggaagaaaataaaatacagtAAAAGGAGTACGACTAGGATGACACGTATCACCCCACACTGCCAGGATCTCGATTACAGTGTATTGAATCACAGTCAGGGCTAATATAATTATCACAAATATACTAGTAAACGAAAAcagagaaatattacattcccaaGGTGAAACAGAACGGCGGAAGCGTTAAATAACAGTTTTATAATGTTCATCTGCCTCGTGTTAGGTTATACAGTAATCCAGTGATTCTTCAAATGATCATTACATAAGTATCAAAATATAGTCCATACAAGCAtaattaaaactcaaaagaaacaGAAGTAAATCTCATAATCAGAAtgccccataggcacaatcattACATGGACACCCATCGTCGTGTTCCTCTATCAACGGCTCTGGGTCCACCACACCCACGGAATCATACTCAGACGAGTGAACGTCTAGGTTTGCCACAAATCCATCATCTGCAGccatatctaaaaaaatgtgcacaatagggggtaagctccactgagcccagtgaggggatggagaGCATGCAAGCAGTAACATATAttctatgatgcatgaattattaTCCAATTATCCATCTAGCAAGCAGATCTAAGGCACTAGGTACTTGCTACTACAACAACTCGGGTAACATCgcggatcacttatcttatcactgAGATGAGACCTCAATTGTTACAAGGGAGCtcgcgccggtagaagccactcACCACCCGGAGGCAAACCCCGAAAACCAAGGATCATCCCTAACCTAGCCTCGTGtcactcctcaggcacacaggtagccttggttacccaacacctaaacctctgttggtaagggtcgtagcaaggggaTCAAAAATCCTAACCATTCTATATgaactatcgtgtcgagaggtattccgggtacatcaacgtcccataccatctagcacctgggtaccagcat harbors:
- the LOC122659337 gene encoding uncharacterized protein LOC122659337 → MDVEAKVKPLEEIDVVKEFLDVFPKDLTRLPPNCETKFMIDLIPGAAPVSKAPYRMAPAELRELQEQLMDLLKKGFIRPSVSPWGAPCLPFLMALEEWLFIVMHQRWVWVCVLMQDGKVVAYASRQLNDYEKNYPTHDLELAAVVFALKIWWHYLYGEKSEIYSDHKSLKYFFTQKELNMRQRRWLELLKDYD